In Plectropomus leopardus isolate mb unplaced genomic scaffold, YSFRI_Pleo_2.0 unplaced_scaffold13550, whole genome shotgun sequence, the genomic window tttatttatttacttttttctgctatggtcatcaaaaaacaacacatcacgAAACACTTGATATCTTTTTTCTGCCCGCTCTGTCAGGCTCAGGCACGCTGCCACCGGATCGGCCAGAGCAAAGCGGTGAAAGTCTACAGACTGATCACCAGGAACTCGTACGAGAGGGAAATGTTTGACAAAGCCAGCCTGAAGCTGGGACTGGACAAAGCCGTCCTCCAAGACATCAACCGCAAAGGAAGCCTCAACGGGGTGAGAGAGCATTACTGGATATTCTTCCGTTGtttggtgttgtgtttgtgttttctccgGGGATGTGGTCAGCTGTTACAAGATGTACGTGGATCAGGAAGAAAAGAAGCATAATCCTGCGTCGCTGTCTGTCGATGCAGGTGCAGCAGCTTTCTAAACTAGAAGTGGAGgatttgttgaaaaaaggggCGTACGGAGCGCTGATGGACGAAGAGGACGAGGGCTCCAAGTTCTGCGAGGAGGACATCGATCAGATACTTCAGAGACGAACTCAGACCATCACCATCCAGTCTGAAGGGAAAGGCTCCACATTCGCGAAGGTAGAGATCCTGAAATATTTAGTCTGCATGTC contains:
- the LOC121963996 gene encoding chromodomain-helicase-DNA-binding protein 6-like produces the protein AQARCHRIGQSKAVKVYRLITRNSYEREMFDKASLKLGLDKAVLQDINRKGSLNGVQQLSKLEVEDLLKKGAYGALMDEEDEGSKFCEEDIDQILQRRTQTITIQSEGKGSTFAKASFISSGNRTDISLDDPNFWQKWAKIAEVEIDSKSEKVQ